The Deltaproteobacteria bacterium DNA segment AGCCGCCGCGGTTCGAGACGAACGCGAGCTGCGAGCCGTCGGGGGACCAGGTCGGCGAGGTGTCGATGGCCGCGTTGTGCGTGAGTCGCTTCAGCACCTGCCCCGTCGCGCTGATGACGTAGATCTCCGAGTTGCCGTCCTTGCTCAGCGTCACGGCGAGGCGCCCGCCCCCGGGGGCCCAGGCCGCCGCCGTGTTGAGGCCCGGCTGCCGCGAGATGCGGTTCGCCCGGCCCCCGAGCGGCATGACGAAGAGGTCGGGGTTCTTCCAGAGGAACGACGTGTACGCGAGCAGCCCGCCCGGTCCGAGCGACGGGCTCACGTTCTGCTGCCCGGTGCGCGAGACGCGCGTCACCCCGTAACCGTCGTAGTCCATCACGTAGATGTGGGAGACGCCGGCCCGGCGGTTCCCCGCGGCGAAGGCCAGCTTCGTGGTGAAGATGCCGCGCTCGCCCGTCAGGTGCCGCACCACCTCGTCCCCGAACTGGTGCGCCATGCGCCGGGCCTGCTTGCCGTCGCCGAGGTAGTGCCGCTGGAGCACCGGCCGCGCCCCCTTGCCCACCTCATAGAGGAAGAACTCGATCCCGCGCGCGCTCGCCCGCGCCTTGATCACCGCCTGCGCCCCGGCGTTGGCCCAGGCCGACGCGTCGATTCCCGTCCCCTCCTTGGCCAGGTCGGCGAGGAAGCCCTTCGGGTCGAGCACCTTGAAGAGCCCGTAGAGCTTCAGGTCGCGCGTCATGACCTGCGTCGCCACCTGCGCCTGCGGCGCGGCGCCGCCATCGTCGAGCACGGGGGGGACGGCGATGCGGTAGAGCGACTGTCCCGTTCCCTGGATCTCCGTGTACGAGCCGCCGCCCTGCCCCTGCGCGCGGCCCGAGGCGAGGAGCGCGAGGAGGACGGCCGCGTAACGAACGGCCTGCTGTCTCGTGATCACTGAAGTCCCTTCCAGGTGAGCTTGAGCTTGAGCCCGTGCGCGACGATCGACGCGGCGCGCTCGGCGGGGGGCGCGGGCACCTTCTTGATCTGCTCCCAAGCCGCCTTGATCGAGTTGTCGAAGTGCTCGTTCCCCGACGGGCGGTCGAGCGCCACCGGGAGCTCGAGCTTGCCCTGCCGGTCCATCTTGAGCGTGACGAGCACGAAGAGCTTCTTGGCCTCGTCGGCCGCGATGATCGACGGCAAGGTCCAGGTGCGATTCCAGAGGTCGGCGATGCGCGTGATGTAGACGTCTCCCTCGCTCGCCGTCTTGGCCGTGCCGCTCGGCGAGCCGCTCGGGTCCCCCTCCACGTCCGACTCGCGCTGCGCCTTGTCCATGAGCGCGGCCTTGTTCAGCGCGCTGCGCAGCTTGTCCGCCAGCTTGTCCTCGGTCTTGGGCTTCTTCGGCGTGGGCTTCACGTCGGCGTCTTGCGACAGATCGACCCCGTCGTCCTTGCGGGTGGCCTCCTGCGGGACCTCCCGGTCGGGGAGGCGCTTCGGGTCGAGGGGCTTGCCGAGCCGCACGAGCTTGGCCACCACGAAGCTCGTCGGCGGCGGCGGCGTCACGGCAGCCTGCAGCCTCTGCCGGTAGAGCATGATCCCCACGAACGCGCCGCCGTGGAGCAGCACCGTGACGAGGAGCCCCCAGACGGCAATCGGCTCGAAGCGCCGCACCCGCCCGGGGCGCGGCCCGGGGTCGAGAGTGGCACCGGGCGCCTGCCGTCCGGTGGCGCTCACCTCGCCCTCCCCTCCTCGTCGTCGGCCCCCTTGGAGTCTTTGCCAGACTTACCCGTTTTGACACCTTTGCCGAATCCGGCCTCGCTCTCGGCCCCCCGCTCCTCTCCCTCGGCCGCGTCGGTGATCATCCCCACCTTGTCGATCCCCGCGAGCTTGGCCATGGCCATGATCTTCACCACCAGCCCGTAGGGCAGGTTCCGGTCCGCGCGCAGGTAGAGCTCCTTGTCGGCCTGGAGCTTCTCGTTGTGCTTGAGCTTCTCGCCGAGCTGCGAGAACGGGACGAAGGTCTTGCCCAGATAGACGCGCTGCTGCCGGTCCACGCTCAGGACCAGCTTCTTCTCCTCGGCCTGGAGGTTCTGCGCCTGGGCCTTCGGCAGGTCCACGTCCACCCCCTGCTGGATGAGCGGCGCGGTCACCATGAAGATGATGAGCAAAACCAACATCACGTCCACCAGCGGCGTGACGTTGATCTCCGCCAGCATCGTGCCGCCGCCGCCGCTGCCTCCCATGGCCATGGTCGGTCTGCCCTCTCCTACTTGAAGAAGTGGCGTTTGATGATGTTCAGGAAGTCGTTGCCGAAGGCGTCCATCTCGGCGGAGAGCACCTTCACCCGCCGGGTGAAATAGTTATACGCCATGACCGCCGGAATCGCCGCCATCAGACCGATGGCCGTGGCCACGAGCGCCTCCGCGATGCCGGGGGCCACGGTGGCCAGATTCGCCGCGCCCTTGGCCCCGATGCTGCGAAAGGAGTTCATGATCCCCCACACCGTGCCGAAGAGCCCGACGAAGGGCGCCGCCGAGCCGGTGGTGGCCAGAAACGGGATCATGCTCTCGAGGTGCGTCATCTCGCTCGTCTGCGCGCGGGCCAGCGCGCGCTCGATGCTCTGCAGGTCCCCGAGCCAGTCCCCCTTCTCGTCCCGCTCGGTGGTGGCCCCGCTCTTCAGCCGTCCCAGCTCGACGTACCCCGCGCGAAAGAGGGCCGAGAGCGGGCTGCGCTTGAGCTCCTGCGCGTGCTGGTAGATGGCGTCGAGGCGCTTCGAGGTCCAGAACTGGTCGAGAAAGCGCAGGCTGTCGCGGTGCGCCCGCCGCAGGTAGAAGTACTTGTAGCCGATGATGTACCAGCTCACGAGGCTGAAGAAGGCCAGAAGCCCGAGAACGCCCAGCACGACTCCCGACGCGTTGACGATCAGCGAGAGGATGTCGAGCTCTTGGGACGCCGCTTCGGGTGCGAGCAAGACCGCCCAGTGCATGCGTACCGGCCTCCCTGCCGCCTCGAGGTGAGCGCCTTCGGCAAGTACCACGGCCGCCCGGGGCAAGTCAATTTGGCCCGCGGTGCCACACACGGCGAACACTTTGACATCCCACAGCTCCTTCTCTAGCCTGGCCCCATGCACGCGCGGCTCGGTCGGCTCGTCCAGGGAGTGCTGCTCTGCGTGGGGCTGGCGGGCTGCGTCTCGGTGGCCGGCGGCGCGCTCGAAGCCGGCTGGGAGCTCCGCGGCTTCGACGGACGGCGCATCGGCTGCACCGAGGGGGGCGTCGGCGCGGTGCGCTTCACGCTCCAACCGATGGCGGGGGGCGGCGACCCGTGCGCGACCGAGGCCTCGTGCCGCTTCGACTGCGACCGGGGGGTCGGCACCTCGGGGTTCGTGATCCCCGAGGGACGCTACGCGGTGGCCATCTTGCCGCTCGACCTCGAGGGGAAGCCGCTCACGGTCCAGCACGGGGTGCGCGTGCCGCTCCCCGTGGTGCGGGACCTGCGCGAAGGCGAGCTCACGAACCTGAATGTGAACCTGATCATCGTCGAGCGATGACGCGCCTGCTACGAATGGGAGCCATGGGCTGTCTCATCGTCGGCACGACGGGGGCCGCGGCGTGCGACGCGGACTTCGGGGCGCTCGAGCTGCGCTGGACCCTCTCGGGCAGCGCCAGCGCGGACAGGCCTGACCGGTCGCTCGACGCGTGCGAGGAGCTCGGTGCGGTCACCGCCCGCGTGCGAACGCTGAGCGGGCCGGTGCGCCCCGCCGACGAGCTCGCCCCCTGTCGCGGCCACGAGCCGAAGCACACGCTGATCGACCTGCCGAGCGGCGACTACCGCGTCCGGGTCGAGCTCCTCGACGGGACGGGGCGGGCGCTCACGCGCGGTAAGGAGGTCGTCGCCAGCGTGACGCCCCTCACGGGACTCGGCCGCGTGGACTTCGCGCCGGAAGATTTCGTGGACCCGCGGACCCAGCAGCCCCTGCGCTTGCCCGGGACCTACCGCTTCGCCGTGAGCTACGCCGGGCAAAGCTGCCCCGTGGCGGGCCAGGCGACTCCGGCGCGCCAGCGCGTGCGCGTGACCCACCGCGACGGACGCCTCGCCGGCGCCCTCCTCTGCACCACCGAGCGGTGCGTACCCGCCGACGGCGCGACGCCGCTGCCCTGCCAGGGGACCTCCGCGTCGCAGACGATTGCCAATCTTCCCTGGGGGCAGTACAGAATAGAGCTCTTTGGCCAGACGGTCGCTGGGGAGAACTGCTGGGAGCGCACCACGGCGGTGACCGTCGGAGTGGGCGACAACCCGGTAGTGCAGCATGACTTGGCCCGGCTCTCGCGGCCGGCCTGTGAATAGGGTACGAAACCAGCCGTAGAGGCTTGGGAGGATCCCATGAAACGTAGACTAACCTCGCTACTCGCCGTGCTCGGCCTCGGGGCCTGCCTGCTCGTCTTCGAGGGAGACCTCGAGGTGAGCTGGTCCGTGGACGGCGTCCGCAACAGCTCCGCGATCTGCGCCACCTACGGCATCGCCATGTGGCACATCGACCTCGTCGGTCCGGAGATGACGAACGCCGACGTGCCGTGCGACCAGCCCTGGAACACGGGCCCGGCGTTCCGCGGCGCGTACGCCATCGCCGAAGGGAACTACCAGGTCACGGTCACCGCACGGAGCGCCGGAGGCGGGACCCTCGCCAGCCGCTCCAAGACGATCTCCGTGATCTCCGACGTGCAGACGATCTGGACCGCGGACATCCAGTTCACCTCCTCGGACTTCCGCGGGGGCCAGGCGGTCTGCGGGAACAACATCTGCGAGAGCGGCGAGACGACCGCCACCTGTCCGCAGGACTGCAAGATCACGACCTGCGGCAACGGCATCTGCGAAACGGGCGAGACCCAGGCTACCTGCCCGGCAGACTGCACGACGGGCAACGCCTGGCTGCACGTCTCGTGGAAGATCAACGGCACCACCGACGGCACGGCCGGCGGCCCGAGCTGGGACACCTGCGACGAGGTGGGCGCCGCCAACGTGATGATCACGATCGACGGCACGCCGCGCACGGTCCCCTGTAACGGCGTCGGCAACAGCGTGGCCATGTCCACCGCGATCAGCGGGCTCAGCCCCGGCGCGCATCAGGTGAAGGTCAAGCTCCTCGACGCGGCGAACAACGCGCTCACGACCGAGGCCTCGGACACGCTCACGGCCACGGTGGGCTCGAGCAGCCAGGAGGCCTTCGAGTTCCTCTTCAACTCCTTCTTCGAGCCGAAGAAGTCGAGCACCATGGGCGACTACTTCTTCAAGACGACCTACGAGGGCGGCAAGTCCTGCGGCGGCCCGAACCCGAAGGTGGCGAGCCAGTACGTGCTGCTCAAGCTGGACGGCACTCCGATCACGAAACCGGTGTGCGGCCCGGGCCAGTCGGGTTGCCCGATGACGAACGGCGCCGACAAGGGCTCCTGCTGGGACCCCAACATGAATCAGACCATCTCCGGGCTGAAGTGGGGCGCCTACAAGCTGAAGATCACCGCGTCGCCGTCCACGGCGATGGACCTCTGCTGGTCCACACGGGACCCGAAGACGATGGCCGACACCATCGACATCATGGTGGGAGCCGGCTCGCTGAACCCGGTCGTGACCCACGACCTGGCCCGCATCAGCAACTCCGGGGCGTGCCTGTAGCGTCCATCGCCGCTTCGGGTCCGCCGCACCTTGATCCCGCCTTCGACCTGGCCGTCAATACCCAGCGTTAGTTCTCGGCGGGGCTCGAGTACTACCGGGGCCGAAGACTTGATCGTCACAAACGTGCGCTCATCAATTCAAGGCTGCGGCCGCTCCTCGTCGCTCTAGGGCTCCCGAGCCCCGTTTGGGCCGCTACCGGGACAGTGAGTCCCGCGTTACCCGGCCTCCCTTGCGGGCGTATAGGAGACAAAATCGATCCTATTTGGACCTAGGACGCTGGACGAGCAGGTGTTCCACCAACCACGGGCGAGCTGTCGCGCGAGACGCGCCGAGGCGACGGGCCGCCAGGAGGGTGCAATGAGCGCAGCAAATCAACCCCCGCGACTGACCGGAACCGGTCGCCGTAGACGTGCGACCGACCGGGCCGACGCGGCAAACATCCCGCGTGCGGACCGCATGTACGCCAAGGACCTCTCGCGGCTCAATCTGCTGAGCGTGGAGGAGGAGCAGACCCTGGCCCGCAAGATCGCCTCGGCCGAGGCGCGCGGACGAAAACGGGAAGCGGCGAGGCTCCGTCAGCGGCTCGTGGCGGCCAACCTCCGCCTGGTCGTGGCGATCGCCCGCCGCTATCGAGGCGGGCCGCTCCCGCTGGCGGACCTGATCCAGGAAGGCAACCTCGGCCTGATGCGCGCGGCGGAAGGATTCGACCACCAGCGCGGCTTTCGCTTCAGCACCTACGCGGCGTGGTGGATCCGGCACGGCATCAATCGCGCGCTGGCCGAGCACGGACGCACGGTGCGGGTCCCCGTACACCGCATCGAGGCGCTGCAGAAGATGACGCGCAACCAGCAGCAGCTCACCTCCACGCTCGGGCGGGTGCCCAACCGCGAGGAGGTGGCGAAGGAAGTGGGCCTGAGCGTGAAGCAGGTCGAGCTCCTCGAGGGGATCTCGACCTGGACCACCTCGCTCGAGTCCACGCCGCAGAACGGGGGCCGCCGCCTGATCGACCGACTCGGAGATCCGAACGTCGCGTCGGCGGCGAGCCAGCTCGAGTTCGCCCAGCTGCAAGCCGCCGTGAAGGAGCTCTTCGGCCAGCTCAGCAGCCTCGAGGCGGACATCCTGCGCCGCCGCTTCGGCCTCGACGACAAGCCCGAGCAGACGCTGCGCGAGATCGGCAAGGTTCACCGGCTGTCGCGGGAGCGCGTGCGCCAGATCGAGCACCGCGCGGTGGCGCGCATCCGCGAGCGGCTGCAGGAGCGGGCCGCGATCTAATCTAGCTCGCCGTCGCGTCGGAACCGGGCTCCGCTCGGAGCTCTTATCCTCCTGCCACCAGTCGGTTCAACCGCTCGCGCAGAGTAGCACCCACACGCTCCCACGAGTGCTCCTGGGCCGTTGCGAGGCCCGCGGCAGCCAGCCGGCGCCGCAGCGCCTGGTCGGTGAGGAGCAGGCGCAGCGCCTCGGCCAGGGCGCGCGGCTCCCCGGGGCGCACGAGCCAGCCGTTCTCGCCGTGACGTACGAGCTCGGCCGCCCCGCCCACGCGGGTCGCGAGGACCGGCAGCCCCGCCGCCATCCCCTCGAGCAGGACGACGGGGGCCGCGTCGGTGCGCCCGTCGGGCAAGATCAGCGAGGGCACGACCAGGAGGTCGGCCGCCCGCACGTAGAGCTCCTTCTCCGGGCCCACCTTCTCGCCCACGAGGCGCACGCGCCCCCCGAGCGCCTCGGCCTGACGTCCGAGAGCGAGCCGCTCGGGCCCTTCGCCCACCACGAGCAACGTGAGCTCGGGCAGCTCCGCGCAGGCCTCGAGCAGGACGCGCGCCCCCTTGACGGGCACCAGCCGACCCACGAAGAGCGCCACCGGGCCGGGGTCGAGCCCGAGCCGCGCGCGCGCTTCCCGTCGCTCTGCCCCGGTGACGCCACGCGGGCGAAGGGTCACGCCCATGCGGACCACGGTGGCCTCCGCGACGAGCCGACGGGCGCGCGGCGTGCGCGTCCGGGCCGCCAGGAGCGCGCGCTGCGCCTCGTGCGTCAGCACCAGCGCGGTGCGGGGCCGCGCGAGGGCGTGCAGCGCGGACCACGCCCCAGGGAGGCGCGCGAGG contains these protein-coding regions:
- a CDS encoding ExbD/TolR family protein, with amino-acid sequence MAMGGSGGGGTMLAEINVTPLVDVMLVLLIIFMVTAPLIQQGVDVDLPKAQAQNLQAEEKKLVLSVDRQQRVYLGKTFVPFSQLGEKLKHNEKLQADKELYLRADRNLPYGLVVKIMAMAKLAGIDKVGMITDAAEGEERGAESEAGFGKGVKTGKSGKDSKGADDEEGRAR
- a CDS encoding TonB C-terminal domain-containing protein, with protein sequence MSATGRQAPGATLDPGPRPGRVRRFEPIAVWGLLVTVLLHGGAFVGIMLYRQRLQAAVTPPPPTSFVVAKLVRLGKPLDPKRLPDREVPQEATRKDDGVDLSQDADVKPTPKKPKTEDKLADKLRSALNKAALMDKAQRESDVEGDPSGSPSGTAKTASEGDVYITRIADLWNRTWTLPSIIAADEAKKLFVLVTLKMDRQGKLELPVALDRPSGNEHFDNSIKAAWEQIKKVPAPPAERAASIVAHGLKLKLTWKGLQ
- the tolQ gene encoding protein TolQ; protein product: MHWAVLLAPEAASQELDILSLIVNASGVVLGVLGLLAFFSLVSWYIIGYKYFYLRRAHRDSLRFLDQFWTSKRLDAIYQHAQELKRSPLSALFRAGYVELGRLKSGATTERDEKGDWLGDLQSIERALARAQTSEMTHLESMIPFLATTGSAAPFVGLFGTVWGIMNSFRSIGAKGAANLATVAPGIAEALVATAIGLMAAIPAVMAYNYFTRRVKVLSAEMDAFGNDFLNIIKRHFFK
- a CDS encoding sigma-70 family RNA polymerase sigma factor, with product MSAANQPPRLTGTGRRRRATDRADAANIPRADRMYAKDLSRLNLLSVEEEQTLARKIASAEARGRKREAARLRQRLVAANLRLVVAIARRYRGGPLPLADLIQEGNLGLMRAAEGFDHQRGFRFSTYAAWWIRHGINRALAEHGRTVRVPVHRIEALQKMTRNQQQLTSTLGRVPNREEVAKEVGLSVKQVELLEGISTWTTSLESTPQNGGRRLIDRLGDPNVASAASQLEFAQLQAAVKELFGQLSSLEADILRRRFGLDDKPEQTLREIGKVHRLSRERVRQIEHRAVARIRERLQERAAI
- a CDS encoding PD40 domain-containing protein, with amino-acid sequence MITRQQAVRYAAVLLALLASGRAQGQGGGSYTEIQGTGQSLYRIAVPPVLDDGGAAPQAQVATQVMTRDLKLYGLFKVLDPKGFLADLAKEGTGIDASAWANAGAQAVIKARASARGIEFFLYEVGKGARPVLQRHYLGDGKQARRMAHQFGDEVVRHLTGERGIFTTKLAFAAGNRRAGVSHIYVMDYDGYGVTRVSRTGQQNVSPSLGPGGLLAYTSFLWKNPDLFVMPLGGRANRISRQPGLNTAAAWAPGGGRLAVTLSKDGNSEIYVISATGQVLKRLTHNAAIDTSPTWSPDGSQLAFVSNRGG
- a CDS encoding glycosyltransferase family 4 protein encodes the protein MRIGLLTTSYPRHPHDLAGRFVAELAGWFAERGDALEVLAPEPARSDHPRVQVHALHYARRPLLFYGAGAPDNLLAGGLTSLDRLRRFAQVPGFVAALAAETHRRSARWDALLSHWLVPPGLVGALAARGLPHLAIGHGTDVELLARLPGAWSALHALARPRTALVLTHEAQRALLAARTRTPRARRLVAEATVVRMGVTLRPRGVTGAERREARARLGLDPGPVALFVGRLVPVKGARVLLEACAELPELTLLVVGEGPERLALGRQAEALGGRVRLVGEKVGPEKELYVRAADLLVVPSLILPDGRTDAAPVVLLEGMAAGLPVLATRVGGAAELVRHGENGWLVRPGEPRALAEALRLLLTDQALRRRLAAAGLATAQEHSWERVGATLRERLNRLVAGG